The genomic interval TCGTCCTTGGGGTGGGAGGCTGGTTGCTTATGGGGAATGCGCTTGCCTCCTGGAAGGCCCGCTGGGCTGTGGATCGTTATCTCAAGCAACAGAGCGGTCGCAGCAGTTTCACGGTGGAATTTCCCTTCCCCTCCAAGGCCGAGATGGCCAAGGTCGAGCCGCGCGAAGAAAAGAAAGTCCTGCCCCAAAAGGGCAAACGGACCGGCAAAGATTTTGACACGCTGCGGGATGAATATTTGAAGCGGAAATCGGCCATTTTGCGGATGGAAAACCGGGTGGGCGAAGCGGTGGAGGAAATCGCGATGCGCACCAATCTGGTGGCCAACCTGGAGAAGCAGGTGATGGAAGCGATGACGGCGGCGGCCACCAACGCCAACCGGCTGGCGGAGAATCTGTCCAACCAGGTGCGGCGGATTGCGTATTTGCAGGAGAATCTGCCCGGGTGGCGGGAGGAGCTGAAGAAGATACCGGCGCTGGAAAAGGAGCTGGAGCCGATCACGGCCGACTTGTGGGATTTTCAGCGGGCGTTTGCGGCCGCGGCGCCCGCCACGCCGCTGGTGAGCAACAACAGTTTGCAGCAGGCGCAGATGGCGCTGGCGATGGAGCACCGGAAGAAGCTCAATGAAGCCAAGAGCTATTCGGCGATGTACCAGGTGATTGGGGAGCAGTTGTACGTGGCCAAACGGCTGCTGGCCAGCGCGAATCTGCGCCACAAGCGGGTGGGGTTGAGCATGATCATGCAGGCCATGCAGTATTGTTGGAATGACGCCCAGAACAACTGGCTGGCGGCGCGGATTGCCGAGGGTTATCTCTGGCCCAACCTGGACGTGGCGGAGGAGGACCGGCGATCGCCGGTCAGTCTGGATGGGATTATCAACCTGTGCGTGGGGGCGTTTCGGGCGAACAATGAGACAGAAAAGGTAATCCGCAGCTATGAGCTGCTCATCCACGCCAATCCGCAGCGGGCGGACTGGGCCCGGATGCAGGTGGCCCGGATATACGAGCAGGAGGGCAATTACGAGGCGGCTTTGAAATCCTACCGGTCGGTGCAGAACACGAATGACAACCGGTGGGTGAACCAGGCGATTCAGCGCCTGGAGCAACGGGTCAAGAGGTAAGCCTCCCCTGCCCCACGGGCGGCGGGGTTATTCGTCGGGGTGGTCCGTCACACAGAAGCGGACGGTGAGGTAAAGGTTGGTGATGCCCAGGGGTTCCAAGGGGAGGTGGGCGAGGTAATGATTAACCACCTGGGGAGGATAGGAGACCTCCACGGGCGTTTCCCGGACCACCACTCCCAAGCCCCCGCAGCGGAAACAGGGGTATCCGCCGATGTGCCGTTCGCCCTCGCAGGTGGGACAGACGTGCTGGGCGGGGATGAGGAGGCGGACGTGGCCGCCCCAGCGGGCTTGGGCGGGGGTGATGGGGATATCAACGATTAGTTCCTCCACGTGCTCGGCTTTGGGATGTTCGGCGCCGTAGAAGTTGGTCCAGAGCCGGCCCACCACGTCTTCAAAGGAGGGACGGTAGGTTTGAAAAGACTGGGTGAGGGAGGCCTCGCCCAAGTTGATGCCTTCGTCGTCGGTGGCCCGCAAAGGCTCGGCGCGCCGGGGCTGGCGCAAAGGCTCAGCGGCGGACTGGCGCTGCTGGCGGCGCCGGCGGCGGGCGGCATCGTAAGCAGCGCGCAAACGTTCATTGCTGAGGACGCGGTAGGCCTCCTGGACTTCAATAAAAGGTTCTGCGTCCGCGCCAAAGCGATCGGGATGGGTTTCCAGGGCACGCCGCCGAAAGGCACTGCGAATTTCCTCCTGTCCTGCGTCCGGTTCGACGCCCAGAATGACGTAATAATCTTTCGCCATAGGAGTCGTCCATGCGCCACGCCCCGATGGGCGGTGGTAACGCCTTTATGATAATCCAAAGCTCCGGCGGGTGCAAGCCAGGCCGGACGGGGGATTGAGCAAGCGCTGGTTGCTGATGGTAGGGCGGCAGGCCGGGGGGGGAGGAAGCTTCCGTGCTTTGCCCTTGCCAAAGGCGGGCGCATGGCCAAGGTAGCGCGAGTGCGATATGCGGTGGAGTCATTTGTTGATCATGGTGGTGTTCAACGTCTGCTGGGCGGCGACGCTGCCCATCAACAAGGCGTTGGGCCAGTGGCTGGAGCCGGGGAGCATTGTGACGCTGCGGTTCCTGCTGGCGACAGTGGTTTTGGCGCCATTGTGGCGCTGGCTGCCCGGACCGGCGCTGCAGGGGTGGGACTGGCTGCGGGCGGGGTTGATGGGCCTGCTGGTATTTTGTGCCGGACAGCGCCTGCAAGTGCTGGGCAACGCGCTGGGCGGAGCCGGGAATAGCGCCGTGCTCATGGCGCTGGAGCCGCTGGTCACCTCGCTGCTGGCGGCGCTGATACTCAAGGAGGTGATCCCGTGGCGCCGGTGGGCTGGATTTGTGCTGGGGATGACGGGCGTGGGCCTGCTCAACGGGGTGTGGCGGCCGGAGTTTCAATGGACCAGTTTGACGGCGAATCTGATCTTCATGTCGAGCTTTGTGTGTGAGAGCGGTTATAGCATTTTGGGCAAGCCGGTGGCGCAGCGCGCCGGCAGTGCGCGCATTCTGGCCACGGCGTTGCTGGCGGGGACGTGTGCCAATCTGCTTTATGATGGCGGGGAGACGTGGCGCGCCGCGCAGAGTTTGCCGTGGCAGGCGTGGGCCGGGCTGGGTTTTATGGCGATCGTTTGCACTGTGCTGGGCTATACGGCGTGGTTGTGGGTCATCAAAGAGACGCCGGTGAGCCTGGTGGTGCTGACGATCTTTGTGCAGCCGCTGGCGGGGGTGCCGATGGCCGCTTATGCCCTGGGTGAACCACTGCACTGGGGACAGCTCTGGGGGGTGCTGGTCATCGGCGCCGGGCTGGTGCTGGGCCTGGTGGAATGGCCGGAGCGCCGGCGTCTTTCCCTGGCCAAGGAAGCGGTGGAGAATTGAGGTGCGGGGCTGCGAGCGGGCGGCTTATTCCACTCCATCCACCACGGGGCAGGCCAGGGGTTGGATGCGGCGGCCGGTGTGGCGTTCGTAAAGCACGGCCATTTTTTTGACGAAGGCCTCGTACTGGTTCCAGGTGACGAGGTTGACGGTGGCGCCGCCGAAACCGGGACCGGCGAGGCGGGCGCCCAGGCAACCGGGTTGTTCGAGGGCTTGCGCCACCAGCCAGTCCGCTTCGGGGCAGGAGATTTGCATGAAATCGCGCGCGCTTTCGTGGCTTTGGGTGAGGTATTGTCCGAATTGGAGGAAATCGCCTTCGCGCAGGGCGCGCTCGGCGAACACCACGCGGGCGGTTTCGCCCACGAGGTGATAGGCGCAGGCATATTCACGGTCACTCAAGCGCATGCGTCCGGCGCGGAGGAGGCTCAAGTCCACCGAGCGGAGGCTGCGGGCCTGGAGTTTTTGGGCGGCGGCGCGCCCGTCGGCCTGACAGGCCTGGAAGGCGGGGGCGGTGGTGTCGCCAATTACGCCGGAGGGACAAACCACGAGGACCGCCTGCCCGAGCAAGGGGAGCGGCTCCACTGATTGATGGCGACAGTCCACGCTCAAGGCATGATAGGCGCGCCCGCAAAAGGTGGCGTAATGCTCCACCACGCTGGAGGTGGCGGCGGGGAGGCGGCGGCTGGCCCGATGGGTCATTTGGGCCAGGATCAGCCGCTCCGGTTTGGCGGGCGGGGCCACCTGGCCATAACGGTCTCTGGGCGGGGGACGATTGAGGCAGCCGGTATCGGTAAGGCGGTAGGGATACAGTTTGCGGACGAGGAGGGCGGTGGCCGCCTGCCACGCGGCCTGTTCACCCAACCCCGATTGGGGGGGGATGGCGTCATACACCGCCAGATTGAAGCCGCGGAAGGGGACGCCGTGACGGCGCAGCTCCATGAGGACGGCCTTGATGGGGTCGGCCCATGGGTGGGCGGGATTGAACTGGATGTCACTCAGCCAGAAACAGTCGGAGGCCGCCTGTCCTGCGCAGGCCAGCTCGATTTTGCCGTCGGTGCGGGGGGAGGCGGCCATTTGGACATAGCGTCCGATGGCGGCCATGAGGGCGAGTCCTTCGTGGGGTTCGGCATGGTGTCCGAGGAGCTCGACGACGGCGGGCGCAGAGACGGTGAAGGCGGCCCGATAGCCAAAGGCCCGCTTGAAGGCCTGTTGGGCTTCCAAGGTGGGGCGAGGTGGGGAGCGGCGTTTCACGTTCCGGCATTGGCCGGGCCGGGCAGAGTTTGGGCCAGGCTGTCGCAGGCGGCAGCGAGGTCGAAATCTTTGCGGGTCAAGCCTCCGGCCTCATGGGTGGTGAAGGACAACACCACCTTGTTCCAGCGAATGTCAATGTCCGGGTGATGCCAGGCCTTTTCTGCCAGTTCGGCCACGCGATTGACAAAGGTCATGGCGGTGGGGAAATCGCGGAAGGCGTATTGGCGGCGGATGAGGGCGGGCTGGATCTGCCAGTGTTTGAGCGCGGCCAGGGACTGTTCGATTTCGTGCGGGAGCAAGGCATTCATGGACATAACATAATGCAGGAGAGCCGCGGGTAAAACTTGGGGCGGGTCACCGTCCGGAGGGGTTCAGCGGCGGGGGCGGAGAGGCGGCGGGAGGATGGTTTTCGCGGCTGCGTGCGGCGCGAATCAACTGAATGCTGCTGACCAAAGCCCAAAGCCAGGTGAGGATGAAGAGCGCCAGGCCGACGAGGAAGAGGAGGATGTAGCGATCGCGCCAGCCGGGGAATTCGGTGGTGGTGAACCAGCGCCCGTAGAACCCCACCAGCCCCACCAAGGCCATGATGAGGCCGCCTCCGGAAATTCCCATTTGCACCAGACCGCTTTTGCGCCGCGCCAGGATGGTTCCCAGTCCCGGCCAGAGGAAGAGATTGGCCGCCGCCATACCCCACGCCTGCGCCGGTTCAGGCGGCGGGGGGTTGTCGCCCGTTGAAAATAGCCTCATAGGCATAAGTTATCGCCGCAACGGTCACGGGGAAACTGATAAAAACGCCCACGCACAGCGCCAGCACGCCGAGGAGGTTGACGAGCGCGAGCACGAGGGCAAGGCCCAGGACCTGCCACCAGATTTTGTTGACCACGCGGCGGCTGATTTCCATGGCCGGCCAGAAATCCAGGCGGCGATCGATCATGAGGGGATAAACAAAGTAATAAGCAACCATGAGGTAGATGCCCGGGATGAGGCATAACAATAATCCCAGCGTGATGAAGAGGGAGGAAATGAGATAAAGGAGGAAAAGCTGCAAAAAGGCCATGGTAAAGCCGGCAAAGGCATCGCCGAGCACGGCTGGTTGCCCCCGGACTTTTTTCAGGAAATAGTGAAACAAGCCGCCCAACAAGGGGCCGATGAGCAAGAGGCCCACCCAGGCCATGTTGGTGGCGGTCATGATGACCATAATCAGGGCCGAGACGCCCACCACGGGCCAGAAATCAGAGGTGACCAGGCGCCAGCCGGCGCTTAAGCAGTCGCCGATGGAGAAGTGAAGGCCACGGGCGATGATGGCCGCCGCCTCCTGCTCCGGGTCCACCATGGCGGGAGCGGTCGTCGGCGCCGCGCCCGGAGGAGGCAGGGGTGCGGGCGCAGAGGGAGGGGTGGCGGCATCCGCAAAGCAGCCGGCAAACTCGGGAAAATCGCATAAGTTTCTCCAATCGGCCGCTCCCACCGCCTGGGCCCTGGTGGTGGCCACCGCCCGGCCCTCGCGGATCCATTGTTTAATCTCCTCGGCGGACACCGGGCCGTATTCCTTGCCGTCAGCGCCAATGATTTTGTACATAAAAAGATGGTGTTGGGGTTGAACCGCGGCGACAGAGTAAGCGGGGCGGCGAGCGAATGCAATCCAGGATTTGGGGATGAGAGGAGGGGGCGCGGTGTGGGAGGAGGTGGTCTGGTTGTTCAACAGTGTTGCTAATTGATTGTTTTTAATAATTTAATTGGTGAGCTGCCTGGGGGGTTTTGCCTTGCCAGACTCAACTTAAAAATTAGATAAATCCATAACCGGGCCACACGAGTTTTGACGAGGTGCGCGCCGGTGCAACAAGCAATCAATGAATCCTATGAAAACCATCCATTGGTGGCAAAGCGGCGGGTTGTGGCTGGCCGTGGTGTTGGGATTGAGCGCTCCGGGTTGCGGGAAGAAGGAGGAGGCGCCGGCGCCGGCGAAGGGCGAGGTGATCACGCTGAGCTACAGCGTGTTTTTTCCGCCGACACATGTGCAGGCGCAAACGGCGATGGCCTGGGCGGCGGAGATTGAAAAGCGGAGCGGCGGGCGGGTGAAGATCAACGTGGTGCCGGGGGGCGCCCTGACCCCCGCGCCGCAATGCTATGAGGGGGTGGAAAAAGGCATATCGGATTTGGGGATGAGCTGTTTTGCTTATACGCGCGGGCGTTTTCCGCTGCTGGAGGCGCTGGATTTGCCGCTGGGTTATCCCGATGGGGCCACGGCCACGCGGCTGGCCAACGAGATGCTGGCGAAGTTTAATCCGGCGGAGGTGGGCGGGGTGAAGGTGCTGTACATTCATGCGCACGGGCCGGGGATTCTGGCGTCGAAGAAACCGGTGCGGCGGCTGGAGGATTTCAAGGGATTGAAAGTGCGGGCGACGGGCCTGTCGGCGATGATTGTGGAGAGCCTGGGGGGCACGCCAGTGGCGCTGCCGCAACCGGAGACGTACGAGGCGCTGCAAAAGGGGGTGGTGGACGCCACTTTCTGTCCGATGGAAACCCTCAAGGGGTGGAAGCAGGGGGAGGTCATTCAATATGTGGTGGACACCTCGAAGATTGGCTACACGACGGCCATGTTCGTGGTGATGAATCAGAGCAAATGGCAGAAACTGCCGGCGGATTTGCAGAAGATTTTTACGGAGGTCAGCCAGGAATACGTGGTCAAACATGGGGCGGCGTGGGACGCCGCGGACCGCGAGGGCCGGGAATTTGTGGCGGGCCTGAAAAAGGAGTTCATCGAGCTGCCGCCGGGGGAGGTCCAGCGGATGCGTGAAGCGGTGAAGACCGTCCTCAACGATTACATCAAGCGGGCCAAGAGCCGCAACCTGCCGGGGGACGAGCTGGTGGCCGAGCTGCAGAAACGGCTGGGCCAGTGATGGGGAGCGAGATTCATCCGAGGCCGCGGGAGCGTCACCCGATGGCGGAGAAGGTGGGGGGCTGGCTCACGCGGCTGTTGCGCGGGGTGGTGCTGGCGCTGGCGGCCGTATCTGGTCTGTCGTTGCTGGTGATGGTGGCGTTGACCTGCGCGGAGGTGGTGCTGCGGGCGGTATTCAATGCGCCGATCAAGGGGACGGTGGACATGATCGGGCTGCTGTGCGCGCTGGCGATGATATGCGCCCTGCCCTACACCACCGCCATCAAGGGGCATGTGGCGGTGGAATACTTTTTCCTGAAACTGGGCCGGCGGGGGCGGATTGCGGCGGACACGTTATTGCGGCTGGTGCTGGCGGCGTTTTTTGTGCTGCTGGGGTGGTATCTGGCGCGGTATGGTCAGACCCTATACACCACGGGGCAGGTGAGCCAGACGGTGCAACTGCCGTTGTTCTGGCTGCCGTATGTGATGGCGTTCTGCTGCTGGGTCATTGTGGGGATCAAGATCTACCACATCTTTCATCCCGGCCAATCGTTGTTGAAACCATGAGTCCCACGGAGATCAGCCTGCTGGGCATAGGTTTGTTGTTGGTGCTGCTGATTTCCAGCATGCCAGTGGGCCTGGCGATGGCGGTGGCCGGGGTGGTGGGATTCGCGGTCATGACGAGTCCGGAGGCGGCGATGAACATGGCGGCGGCGGAGTTTTTCGGCACGCTGTCCAAGTACGATCTAAGCACCATTCCGCTGTTCATTTTGATGGGCCAGGTGGCCTTTCACACGGGCATCAGCCAGGGGTTGTTTCATGCGGCCTACCGCTGGCTGGGGCATTGGCGGGGGGGGCTGGCGATGTCCACGGTGGGGGCCTGCGCGGCTTTTGGGGCGATTTGCGGGAGCGGGCCGGCCACGGCGGCCACGATGGCGGCAGTGGCGCTGCCGGAGATGCGGCGTTACAAGTACAGCATGGAGCTGGCAACCGGCTGCGTGGCGGCGGGGGGTTCGCTGGGGATGATGATCCCGCCGAGCATTGTGTTCATTGTGTATGCGATTCTGACGCAGCAATCCATTGGCAAACTGTTCATTGCGGGCGTGGCGCCGGGGATTGTGACGGCCATCCTTTTTTGCGTGGCGATTTCCCTGGTATGTCGTCATCGCCCCGAGATGGGGCCGGCGGGGG from Verrucomicrobiia bacterium carries:
- a CDS encoding DnaJ domain-containing protein codes for the protein MAKDYYVILGVEPDAGQEEIRSAFRRRALETHPDRFGADAEPFIEVQEAYRVLSNERLRAAYDAARRRRRQQRQSAAEPLRQPRRAEPLRATDDEGINLGEASLTQSFQTYRPSFEDVVGRLWTNFYGAEHPKAEHVEELIVDIPITPAQARWGGHVRLLIPAQHVCPTCEGERHIGGYPCFRCGGLGVVVRETPVEVSYPPQVVNHYLAHLPLEPLGITNLYLTVRFCVTDHPDE
- a CDS encoding TRAP transporter substrate-binding protein, whose product is MKTIHWWQSGGLWLAVVLGLSAPGCGKKEEAPAPAKGEVITLSYSVFFPPTHVQAQTAMAWAAEIEKRSGGRVKINVVPGGALTPAPQCYEGVEKGISDLGMSCFAYTRGRFPLLEALDLPLGYPDGATATRLANEMLAKFNPAEVGGVKVLYIHAHGPGILASKKPVRRLEDFKGLKVRATGLSAMIVESLGGTPVALPQPETYEALQKGVVDATFCPMETLKGWKQGEVIQYVVDTSKIGYTTAMFVVMNQSKWQKLPADLQKIFTEVSQEYVVKHGAAWDAADREGREFVAGLKKEFIELPPGEVQRMREAVKTVLNDYIKRAKSRNLPGDELVAELQKRLGQ
- a CDS encoding TRAP transporter small permease; amino-acid sequence: MGSEIHPRPRERHPMAEKVGGWLTRLLRGVVLALAAVSGLSLLVMVALTCAEVVLRAVFNAPIKGTVDMIGLLCALAMICALPYTTAIKGHVAVEYFFLKLGRRGRIAADTLLRLVLAAFFVLLGWYLARYGQTLYTTGQVSQTVQLPLFWLPYVMAFCCWVIVGIKIYHIFHPGQSLLKP
- a CDS encoding 4a-hydroxytetrahydrobiopterin dehydratase is translated as MNALLPHEIEQSLAALKHWQIQPALIRRQYAFRDFPTAMTFVNRVAELAEKAWHHPDIDIRWNKVVLSFTTHEAGGLTRKDFDLAAACDSLAQTLPGPANAGT
- a CDS encoding DUF4339 domain-containing protein, coding for MYKIIGADGKEYGPVSAEEIKQWIREGRAVATTRAQAVGAADWRNLCDFPEFAGCFADAATPPSAPAPLPPPGAAPTTAPAMVDPEQEAAAIIARGLHFSIGDCLSAGWRLVTSDFWPVVGVSALIMVIMTATNMAWVGLLLIGPLLGGLFHYFLKKVRGQPAVLGDAFAGFTMAFLQLFLLYLISSLFITLGLLLCLIPGIYLMVAYYFVYPLMIDRRLDFWPAMEISRRVVNKIWWQVLGLALVLALVNLLGVLALCVGVFISFPVTVAAITYAYEAIFNGRQPPAA
- a CDS encoding DMT family transporter, with product MRWSHLLIMVVFNVCWAATLPINKALGQWLEPGSIVTLRFLLATVVLAPLWRWLPGPALQGWDWLRAGLMGLLVFCAGQRLQVLGNALGGAGNSAVLMALEPLVTSLLAALILKEVIPWRRWAGFVLGMTGVGLLNGVWRPEFQWTSLTANLIFMSSFVCESGYSILGKPVAQRAGSARILATALLAGTCANLLYDGGETWRAAQSLPWQAWAGLGFMAIVCTVLGYTAWLWVIKETPVSLVVLTIFVQPLAGVPMAAYALGEPLHWGQLWGVLVIGAGLVLGLVEWPERRRLSLAKEAVEN